The following nucleotide sequence is from Aspergillus nidulans FGSC A4 chromosome I.
GTTGTCGTCAGAGACAAGCACACTGAGAAGCCATTCTACGAGAAAGTACCGAGCATAGAcctcaacaaccacatctcAGTCATCCATAATGAAGATATCAACACTCAAACAGAAATCAAATCCATAGAGGAGTTCCTCCTCCCAATTCTTGACCGGCCTTGGCCAGCCGATATACCGCCCTGGCGCATTGTcgtcctccctctccctccacgCGACGAGCAAACGACGCGCGTCTTCATAGCCTTTTCATTCTCGCATACCCTGGGCGATGGCTTGGTAGGACACGCCTTCCACCAGACCTTTCTCCACGCGTTGCAAGAGCGTATTGTGGAGGAAGACAGCGCCTCTCTGATCACCCCGTCAACCCAACAGCTCCCGCCACCCTTCGACATCCCCTCGAGACTCCCGATCTCATGGAAGTTTCTCCTAAGCCCGCTTCTAGCAGTCTATCTACCAAGATGTCTATCCACACTGCTCGGCCTTCGCGCAGCGGTTACCACCATCGATGCAGGAACTTGGACCGGCTCGCCCATGTTCTTTGACCCGTCAACGCCCAACAGTAGCCGAATCCGTCTGCTTGAGATTGATTCGTCGCTTGTTCAAGCGGCGTTGAGGGCCTCAAGGGCACATGGGTCGAAACTGACGGGCCTAATACATCAAATGATCATCATGGCTTTAAGCAGAGTCCTCCCAGATGAGAAGGTCACGAATTATGTCTCGGGAACGGCGGTCGATTTACGGAGGTCTGTGGGTATTCCGCGCTGCGCTTGGGGTCTTTATGTATCTGGACACAACCAGACCCATCCACGCCCGTCTGATCTGCCAGAGAAAGGGTCTCCGTCTACATTCAGCGATGGATTCTGGTTGTCCGCCAGATCCATCACCGAGGACCTCGCCCTCTGCGCAACCAGTCTCCAGGATCAGGCAATTGGACTGCTCCGATATGCGCCGAGCATTAGGAACTGGACGGCCGGAAAGGTAGGGCAACAGAGGGACTGTTCGTATGAAGTGAGCAATTTGCTTGCATTCGACAGTGCTGCTCATGAAGGGGGTAAATGCAAAATCACCAAGATGATCTTTGCAACCCCGGCGAACGTGGTCAGTGGCCCGCTGGTGTTTAATATTATCAGTGTCAAGGGTGGGAACTCGGTCATCGCGGTCAACTGGCAGGTTGGAGCTCTGGGTGTGCCtcacgaagaggaggacgattTTGTTAATGCGGTCTGTGATTCTATTAGATCTGATTTTGAGGGTTTGAGCGTGCAATATTGAGACGTGTGCCCGCAAGGCTCCCGTGGGATGCGGAGTTTAGGGCTGTTGAGCAAGGTGACTGGCCTGATATAGGGCTGCTGGCTTTTCCATGGTCAAGACCCCGTCACTATTTGGCTCTGAAGCCAGCACACACTGGTAAATGTTTTCCAGTAATGCACTATTAACGCAATGTATAGCATATTTCGTATTCCAAACCGTCCTGCTTGCCGGCCTGCTGGTATTTATCATGTTGACTCCGGATGCGGCGAGGATAGTCCTATACCGTAGGCAGTGTCTTGTGAACCCAGTGACGGCCCCCAAATCACGCAACCAAGGTGGAATGCTCTTCACACAAGGACCGCCAAACTGTGGGCAGCTCGAACTCCTGCTGAGTCATATCGCATCCGTCGACCTGCCTACCTAGTTCTAGTAACATGTGGATATACCAAATTCAGGCAGCGGCCGACCCAGTCAACCCTAGGCTGCTCTCCGCCGTCCTATGATCTTTCGTACAGCCACTGCTGTGCTGCAGATCCTATACCCTGTAGTGAGTAGTGGCAGGAGCCTGTAGATCACTGCCATTAGTTTGTAGACCCACTTCTAGGCGCAGCCTCGTATTCCGCCTCGTTAGGCTACATCGACCCCTCAAATGCCGCCAGAGTATAAAAAGCACCACAAACCAGACTCTATGGAGCTCTGGTCCGCTatctttccctctcttctctggGAAGATGGCCATTCGCCTTCCTTTGAAAATATACACCTGTATATTCAAGCATCTGCTTGCCGATGAGAGGGATGGTCGCAAACATGCATTCAAGCTGCGGCTGGTCTCAAAGACTATCCGAGCTATCATTG
It contains:
- a CDS encoding uncharacterized protein (transcript_id=CADANIAT00007082) produces the protein MFMRFASPNERRTISREDLGFYNALVIAGVYEVTDKEIDVKAAASYITPLKHCIQEYPFLGVVVRDKHTEKPFYEKVPSIDLNNHISVIHNEDINTQTEIKSIEEFLLPILDRPWPADIPPWRIVVLPLPPRDEQTTRVFIAFSFSHTLGDGLVGHAFHQTFLHALQERIVEEDSASLITPSTQQLPPPFDIPSRLPISWKFLLSPLLAVYLPRCLSTLLGLRAAVTTIDAGTWTGSPMFFDPSTPNSSRIRLLEIDSSLVQAALRASRAHGSKLTGLIHQMIIMALSRVLPDEKVTNYVSGTAVDLRRSVGIPRCAWGLYVSGHNQTHPRPSDLPEKGSPSTFSDGFWLSARSITEDLALCATSLQDQAIGLLRYAPSIRNWTAGKVGQQRDCSYEVSNLLAFDSAAHEGGKCKITKMIFATPANVVSGPLVFNIISVKGGNSVIAVNWQVGALGVPHEEEDDFVNAVCDSIRSDFEAYFVFQTVLLAGLLVFIMLTPDAARIVLYRRQCLVNPVTAPKSRNQGGMLFTQGPPNCGQLELLLSHIASVDLPT